One Owenweeksia hongkongensis DSM 17368 genomic region harbors:
- the trpD gene encoding anthranilate phosphoribosyltransferase yields MKTVLEKLFSHHTLSYTEAKNVLLQIGRGDLNTCQTTSFLTVFQMRSITVNELSGFRDALLELCLPVDLSEYDPIDLCGTGGDGKDTFNISTLASFVVAGAGISVAKHGNYSVSSSCGSSDVVQHLGYRFSSSEEQLKKELDYSGICFLHAPLFHPAMKLVAPIRKELKVKTFFNMLGPMVNPSRPNKQIVGVFSLELARLYQYLYQQTPKQYSIIHALDGYDEISLTSPFKHISNNGDRVLSPSEIGLEPVRPEELYGGNTVKDAADLFIKILNGKGTSAQNRVVLANAATAISTATALNFSDSYEQAQKSLSDGAALRCLNKLIETSKK; encoded by the coding sequence ATGAAAACCGTACTTGAAAAGCTTTTTAGCCATCACACCCTAAGCTACACCGAGGCAAAAAATGTGTTACTCCAAATAGGCAGAGGAGATTTAAATACTTGTCAGACTACATCATTTCTCACCGTATTTCAAATGAGGAGCATAACGGTAAATGAGCTAAGTGGTTTCCGCGATGCATTGCTTGAACTGTGTCTTCCGGTTGACTTATCAGAATATGACCCGATTGACTTATGCGGGACGGGTGGTGATGGAAAAGACACGTTTAACATAAGCACGCTAGCAAGCTTTGTGGTAGCAGGAGCCGGAATATCCGTTGCAAAACATGGAAACTACAGTGTTAGCTCCAGCTGTGGTTCCAGCGATGTAGTACAGCATTTGGGGTATCGATTTTCTTCATCAGAAGAACAACTAAAAAAAGAGCTTGACTATAGTGGCATCTGCTTTTTGCATGCCCCGTTATTTCACCCAGCCATGAAATTGGTTGCCCCCATTAGAAAAGAGCTGAAAGTAAAAACCTTCTTTAATATGCTGGGGCCAATGGTAAATCCATCCAGACCCAACAAGCAAATTGTAGGGGTGTTTTCACTGGAACTAGCTCGCCTATATCAATACCTATATCAGCAAACACCCAAGCAGTACTCCATTATTCACGCGTTGGATGGCTATGATGAAATTTCTCTAACGAGCCCCTTCAAGCATATTTCCAATAATGGTGACCGGGTACTTTCACCCTCCGAAATAGGACTTGAGCCGGTACGCCCTGAGGAGCTTTATGGTGGCAACACTGTAAAAGATGCGGCTGATTTATTCATAAAAATTTTAAATGGAAAAGGTACGAGCGCCCAAAACCGAGTGGTACTCGCCAATGCAGCAACGGCTATATCTACAGCCACCGCACTCAACTTTAGCGACAGCTATGAGCAAGCCCAAAAATCACTTAGCGATGGAGCCGCATTAAGATGCCTCAACAAATTAATAGAAACGTCTAAAAAATAA
- a CDS encoding sialidase family protein: MKKLFILALFPALMMGQYKNVKIGESAPAHRGICEPSISINKKDPQNVTAGAILDRVFYSNDGGLTWTGDTLKSSYGVWGDPVLISDYEGNQYFFHLSDPTGKNWKSEEILDRIVCQKSTDGGRTWNNGSYMGLDHPKDQDKQWVAVDPNNNNLYATWTQFDKYGSKDTADKTNILFSMSTDRGESWSEAIQVNEFSGNCLDGDSTTEGAVPAVGPDGEVYVAWGYNEKIYFNSSLDGGKTWSKTNVEVADQPGGWDIHVPGLQRANGMPVTVCDVSDGPHRGTIYVNWVDDRKGNFDVWFSKSTNKGKSWSKPKKINDDKGKADQFFTWISCDPVTGYLYAVFYDRRDLQGLQTDVYMAYSKDGGKHWTNEKINEKTFTPNPLVFFGDYNHIDAYNGMVRPIWTRMEADGGMSIWTAIISLQ; this comes from the coding sequence ATGAAAAAACTATTCATTCTAGCCCTGTTCCCAGCATTGATGATGGGGCAGTATAAAAATGTAAAAATTGGAGAGTCGGCTCCTGCTCACCGAGGTATTTGCGAGCCTTCAATTTCCATCAATAAGAAAGACCCACAAAATGTGACGGCAGGAGCTATTCTGGACAGAGTTTTTTACTCTAATGATGGTGGCCTGACATGGACTGGCGATACCTTGAAATCATCTTATGGTGTGTGGGGCGATCCGGTTTTGATTTCTGACTATGAAGGTAATCAGTACTTTTTTCACCTTTCGGATCCTACCGGAAAAAACTGGAAGAGCGAAGAAATACTGGACAGAATAGTTTGCCAAAAAAGTACAGATGGTGGCAGAACCTGGAACAACGGTAGCTACATGGGGCTCGATCATCCAAAAGATCAGGATAAGCAGTGGGTAGCTGTTGATCCTAACAATAATAATCTTTATGCCACATGGACACAGTTTGATAAATATGGAAGTAAAGACACTGCTGATAAAACCAACATTTTGTTTTCAATGTCTACCGATAGAGGTGAAAGCTGGAGTGAGGCCATTCAGGTAAATGAATTTAGTGGAAACTGCCTGGATGGCGATAGTACGACCGAAGGTGCGGTGCCGGCAGTGGGCCCTGACGGGGAAGTATATGTGGCTTGGGGTTATAATGAAAAAATATATTTCAATTCATCTTTAGATGGTGGCAAAACCTGGAGTAAAACTAATGTAGAAGTGGCTGACCAACCCGGTGGCTGGGACATTCATGTGCCTGGACTGCAGCGCGCCAATGGAATGCCGGTTACGGTTTGCGATGTGAGTGATGGCCCACACCGAGGAACTATTTATGTGAACTGGGTGGATGATCGTAAGGGGAATTTTGATGTGTGGTTTAGCAAAAGCACCAACAAAGGAAAGAGCTGGAGCAAGCCCAAAAAGATAAATGACGATAAAGGAAAAGCGGATCAGTTTTTTACATGGATAAGTTGCGACCCAGTGACCGGTTACCTCTACGCGGTGTTTTATGATAGAAGAGATTTACAAGGTTTGCAAACCGATGTGTACATGGCGTATAGTAAGGATGGCGGCAAACACTGGACAAATGAAAAGATTAATGAAAAAACCTTTACGCCAAATCCATTAGTCTTTTTTGGAGATTACAATCACATAGATGCATACAATGGTATGGTCCGCCCCATTTGGACACGCATGGAAGCTGATGGAGGAATGAGTATTTGGACAGCGATTATCAGTTTGCAATAG
- a CDS encoding anthranilate synthase component II codes for MKLLVLDNYDSFTYNLAHILRKLDVDFEVRRNDKISLDEAKNYDQFLFSPGPGTPKDAGILKDLISTYKNTKPMLGICLGHQAIAESFGGKLINLSKVYHGVSSTMRVTIADQLFEGIPTEFEAGRYHSWAVEKHSLPPELEIITTDDEGEIMAIRHKILNIRGVQFHPESIMSEFGEHIIKNFIEL; via the coding sequence ATGAAACTATTAGTGCTTGATAACTACGACAGTTTTACCTACAATTTGGCACATATTCTTCGCAAATTAGATGTTGACTTTGAAGTTCGCAGAAACGACAAAATCAGCTTGGATGAAGCCAAAAACTATGATCAATTTTTGTTTTCACCTGGGCCTGGCACACCAAAAGATGCTGGCATTCTCAAAGACCTTATTTCTACTTACAAGAACACCAAACCGATGCTCGGTATTTGCCTTGGGCATCAAGCTATAGCTGAAAGTTTTGGTGGGAAACTCATTAATCTATCTAAAGTATACCACGGTGTTTCTTCCACTATGCGTGTAACTATCGCTGATCAACTTTTTGAAGGCATTCCAACAGAATTTGAAGCGGGCCGCTACCATAGCTGGGCTGTAGAAAAACATTCGCTGCCACCAGAACTTGAAATAATAACTACGGATGATGAAGGCGAAATAATGGCAATACGCCACAAGATCCTAAATATCAGAGGGGTTCAATTTCACCCCGAAAGCATCATGAGTGAATTTGGAGAACACATCATTAAAAATTTTATAGAACTATGA
- a CDS encoding anthranilate synthase component I, whose product MSKIKLQTHHHQHLADTLTPVSCYLKVRDHFPGTFLLESSDYHSREDSFSYICCSPMASFKLENHVLTESFPDGTTSSVNLKPEQDAVQLLQNFVSKFSSNGPTSKLKPGGIFGYMSYESVQHFEDLKLSNPTKENKQIPEIYYKLFRIVIVFDHYKNMIHILEHAPPDEDSTLIETVNQLLKNSSVSSYPFNLKGAEKSNLADDEYLEMVRQGQKHCQLGDVFQMVLSREFQQDFQGDEFNVYRSLRAINPSPYLFYFDFGSFKIFGSSPEAQLKIQGNEVLINPIAGTYKRTGNDEKDRQLALALTEDPKEKSEHIMLVDLARNDLSRHCSNVHLKTYADIQFFSHVIHMVSEVRGQIENPEGHIRVLADTFPAGTLSGAPKYKAMQLIDQIENVQRSFYGGAIGMMDFDGNYNHAILIRSMLSKNNCLTYQAGAGVVVSSQPESELKEVNNKVAALRQALVNAEKIQQS is encoded by the coding sequence ATGTCAAAAATCAAACTACAAACCCATCACCATCAGCATCTTGCGGACACATTAACGCCAGTTTCATGCTATCTCAAAGTTCGTGACCACTTTCCTGGTACCTTCCTGTTGGAGAGCTCAGATTACCACAGCCGAGAAGATAGTTTCAGTTATATCTGCTGTTCGCCTATGGCTTCGTTTAAGCTTGAAAACCATGTTCTGACTGAATCTTTTCCAGATGGAACTACCTCATCAGTAAATCTAAAACCAGAGCAAGATGCGGTTCAATTACTTCAAAATTTTGTCTCAAAATTTTCTAGCAACGGTCCGACATCCAAACTTAAACCTGGCGGCATATTTGGCTACATGAGCTATGAGTCTGTGCAGCATTTTGAAGATCTGAAGCTGAGTAACCCAACCAAAGAAAACAAGCAAATTCCTGAAATCTACTATAAGCTTTTCCGAATTGTAATTGTGTTTGACCACTACAAAAACATGATTCACATTTTGGAGCATGCACCTCCCGATGAAGATTCCACTCTCATAGAAACGGTAAATCAACTTCTAAAAAACAGTAGTGTTTCTTCCTATCCATTTAATCTAAAAGGCGCTGAAAAAAGCAACCTAGCTGATGATGAATATCTGGAAATGGTAAGGCAAGGGCAAAAGCATTGTCAGCTTGGAGATGTCTTTCAGATGGTTTTATCCCGTGAGTTTCAGCAAGACTTTCAAGGTGATGAGTTTAACGTATATCGCTCCTTACGCGCAATAAACCCTTCGCCCTACCTCTTCTATTTTGACTTTGGAAGTTTTAAAATTTTTGGCTCTAGCCCAGAAGCACAATTAAAAATTCAGGGTAATGAAGTGCTGATAAATCCAATTGCAGGAACCTACAAGCGAACCGGAAATGATGAAAAAGATAGACAGCTCGCGCTTGCGCTAACAGAAGATCCCAAAGAAAAAAGTGAACACATAATGCTGGTAGATCTGGCCCGTAATGATCTAAGCCGTCATTGCAGCAATGTGCACCTAAAGACCTATGCCGACATTCAATTTTTTTCGCACGTAATACATATGGTAAGTGAGGTGCGTGGCCAAATTGAAAATCCAGAAGGGCATATACGAGTACTTGCAGACACCTTTCCAGCTGGTACCCTAAGTGGTGCGCCAAAGTATAAAGCGATGCAGCTGATAGACCAAATCGAAAATGTACAACGCAGTTTTTATGGCGGGGCCATTGGCATGATGGACTTTGATGGCAATTACAACCACGCTATCCTTATCAGATCTATGCTTAGCAAAAATAATTGCCTTACCTACCAGGCCGGTGCCGGAGTAGTAGTAAGTAGTCAGCCCGAAAGCGAACTAAAAGAAGTAAACAACAAGGTAGCTGCGCTTAGACAAGCGCTAGTAAATGCCGAAAAAATTCAACAATCATGA